From a single Mycolicibacterium moriokaense genomic region:
- a CDS encoding FAD-binding oxidoreductase gives MPAQPDQSILEAAEEHGVAIVNECQSGICGTCVATCVSGKYDMGRTEGLSDVERAARKILTCQTFAESDCQIDLQYPVDDNAARLVTGHGVVSAVHKVSATTAILRVDVSGMTESIMYKAGQFAQLQVPGTTVWRNYSYAHPSDGRDELEFIVRLLPDGVMSDYLRDRAQPGDRIALRCSKGGFYLRPVVRPVILVAGGTGLSAILAMAQSLDPGIGQPVHLLYGVTTYEDLCKLDEIEELSRRIPGLTSHIIVSEPAPEWDGPVGLVTDLLDASMLDDGDADIYLCGPAAMVEATRNWLDNNGIHRVGLYYEKFVPSGAVRRRTPPYLDYGQLDLADVRQRGRGTAVVVGGSIAGIAAAKVLTESFERVIVLEKDGRHSRREGRPGAAQGWHLHHLLTAGQIELERIFPGIVDDMVREGAFKVDMAAQYRIRLGGTWKKPGTSDIQIVCAGRPLLEWCVRRRLDDEPRIEFRYESEVGDLVYDRASNTVIGVAVDRDGELEVVPAEFVLDASGKNTRIPEFLDRIGIGAPEVEQDIINCFYSTMQHHVPPERQWQDKVMVICYAYRPYEDTYAAQYYTDSSRTILSTSLVAYNCYSPPRTAQEFRKFADLMPSPVVGENIDGLEPASPIYNFRYPNMLRLRYEKKHNLPRALLVVGDAYTSADPVSGLGMSLALKEVREIQLLLAKYGPGHPDLPRRYYRKISKMADTAWFVIREQNLRFDWIKDVRAKRPFYFGALTWYMDRVLELVHDDLDTYREFLAVVHLVKPPAALMKPKVAGRVLGKWARTKLSGQKTLIERNYEDRTVPVVDHLARTDEMAVGLAGTPTH, from the coding sequence ATGCCGGCGCAGCCGGATCAGTCGATCCTGGAGGCGGCCGAGGAGCACGGCGTCGCCATCGTCAACGAGTGCCAGAGCGGAATCTGCGGTACCTGTGTCGCGACGTGCGTCTCCGGAAAGTACGACATGGGGCGTACCGAGGGGCTGTCCGACGTGGAGCGGGCGGCGCGAAAGATCCTGACGTGCCAGACCTTTGCCGAGTCGGACTGCCAGATCGACCTGCAGTATCCGGTCGACGACAACGCGGCCCGGCTGGTGACCGGGCACGGTGTGGTGAGCGCCGTGCACAAGGTGTCGGCGACGACCGCGATTCTGCGCGTTGACGTCTCGGGCATGACTGAGTCGATCATGTACAAGGCGGGCCAGTTCGCCCAGTTGCAGGTGCCCGGCACCACTGTATGGCGCAACTACTCCTATGCGCATCCCAGCGACGGCCGCGACGAACTGGAGTTCATCGTCCGGCTGCTGCCCGACGGGGTGATGTCGGATTATCTGCGTGACCGGGCGCAGCCGGGGGACCGTATCGCGTTGCGGTGCAGCAAGGGTGGTTTCTACCTGCGCCCCGTCGTCCGACCGGTGATCCTGGTGGCAGGCGGTACAGGTCTGTCGGCGATCCTGGCGATGGCCCAGAGCCTCGACCCCGGGATCGGGCAGCCGGTCCACCTGCTGTACGGCGTCACGACCTACGAGGATCTCTGCAAGCTCGACGAAATCGAAGAGCTCAGCAGGCGCATCCCCGGTTTGACGTCGCACATCATCGTGTCGGAGCCGGCCCCGGAGTGGGACGGTCCGGTCGGACTGGTCACCGACCTGCTGGACGCGAGCATGCTGGATGACGGCGACGCCGACATCTACCTGTGCGGTCCGGCGGCGATGGTCGAGGCCACCCGAAACTGGCTGGACAACAACGGTATTCACCGGGTCGGCCTGTACTACGAGAAGTTCGTGCCCAGTGGCGCCGTGCGGCGGCGAACCCCTCCCTACCTGGACTACGGACAGCTCGACCTGGCGGATGTGCGCCAGCGTGGCCGAGGCACCGCGGTTGTCGTCGGCGGCAGTATCGCGGGAATCGCAGCGGCCAAGGTGCTCACCGAGTCGTTCGAGCGGGTGATCGTCCTCGAAAAGGACGGCAGGCACTCGCGTCGGGAGGGCCGACCCGGTGCCGCCCAGGGCTGGCATCTACACCACCTGCTCACCGCGGGGCAGATCGAACTGGAGCGGATCTTCCCCGGCATCGTGGACGACATGGTGCGCGAGGGCGCGTTCAAGGTGGACATGGCCGCCCAATACCGCATTCGCTTGGGCGGTACCTGGAAGAAGCCCGGCACCAGCGACATTCAGATCGTCTGTGCTGGACGGCCGCTGCTCGAATGGTGCGTGCGACGCCGGTTGGACGACGAACCCCGCATCGAGTTCCGCTACGAGTCCGAGGTGGGCGACCTCGTCTACGACCGCGCGAGCAACACCGTGATCGGCGTCGCCGTGGACCGCGATGGCGAATTGGAGGTCGTGCCCGCCGAGTTCGTCCTCGACGCCTCCGGCAAGAACACCCGCATCCCGGAGTTCCTGGACCGCATCGGGATCGGCGCACCCGAGGTCGAGCAGGACATCATCAACTGCTTCTACTCCACCATGCAGCACCATGTGCCGCCGGAGCGGCAGTGGCAGGACAAGGTGATGGTGATCTGCTACGCATACCGCCCCTACGAGGACACCTACGCCGCGCAGTACTACACCGACAGCTCGCGCACCATCCTGTCCACTTCGCTTGTCGCGTACAACTGTTACTCGCCGCCGCGCACCGCGCAGGAGTTCCGCAAGTTCGCCGACCTGATGCCGTCACCGGTCGTCGGTGAGAACATCGACGGACTGGAACCGGCCTCGCCGATCTACAACTTCCGCTACCCGAACATGCTTCGGCTCCGGTACGAGAAGAAGCACAACCTCCCGCGCGCGCTGCTGGTGGTCGGCGATGCCTACACCAGCGCCGATCCGGTGTCGGGCCTCGGCATGAGCCTGGCGCTCAAGGAAGTACGTGAGATCCAGCTCCTGCTGGCCAAGTACGGACCGGGGCACCCGGACCTGCCGCGCCGCTACTACCGCAAGATCAGCAAGATGGCCGACACGGCCTGGTTCGTGATCCGCGAACAGAACCTGCGCTTCGACTGGATCAAGGACGTGCGTGCCAAGCGCCCGTTCTACTTCGGCGCGCTGACCTGGTACATGGATCGGGTCCTCGAGTTGGTCCACGACGACCTCGACACCTACCGCGAATTCCTCGCGGTCGTCCACCTGGTGAAACCCCCTGCGGCCCTGATGAAACCGAAGGTCGCCGGCCGGGTGCTCGGTAAGTGGGCGCGCACGAAACTGTCGGGGCAGAAGACCCTGATTGAGCGCAACTACGAGGACCGCACGGTTCCCGTCGTCGACCATCTGGCCCGAACCGACGAAATGGCAGTCGGTTTGGCCGGCACTCCCACCCACTGA
- a CDS encoding MCE family protein, with protein sequence MKRRAGTYRIATGWWTVILLVAIVSFLAVTAASFDETFRSYVPVTLTSDRAGLVMETNSDVMMRGVRVGRVSEIGGGTDKASLKLEIDPEQIRYIPANVEAQISATTAFGTKFVELVSPPNPSPRRLAAGAVLHSRNVSTEINTVFENVVELLKLVDPLKLNAVLTAVAEGVRGQGPRMGQAATDLNEVLKALNARADTMAQNWRSLKDFTDTYDAAAEDIVSILDAVSTTSTTITEHASELDGLLLNVTGLSTAGTNLLATSKDNLIRAVNVLEPTTNLLLQHNPVYTCFLKGTTWYLENGGYAAWGGDGRTLTLDVALLLGNDPYAFPNNLPIVAAKGGPGGTPGCGSLPDATKNFPVRQLITNTGWGTGLDIRPNPGIGHPCWANYFPVTRAVPEPPSIRQCLPGPAIGPVPYPGAPPYGAPLYGPGGVPLWPGVPPAPPPAPLDHNGQGPP encoded by the coding sequence ATGAAGCGCAGGGCAGGGACCTACCGCATCGCCACCGGTTGGTGGACGGTGATCTTGTTGGTGGCGATCGTCTCGTTTCTGGCCGTGACCGCGGCGTCGTTCGATGAGACGTTCCGCTCCTATGTGCCTGTGACGCTGACATCGGATCGCGCCGGATTGGTGATGGAGACCAACTCCGATGTGATGATGCGTGGTGTCCGGGTCGGTCGAGTCAGCGAAATCGGCGGTGGGACAGACAAAGCCAGCCTGAAGCTGGAGATCGATCCGGAGCAGATCCGCTACATCCCCGCCAATGTGGAAGCTCAGATCAGTGCGACGACCGCGTTCGGCACCAAGTTCGTCGAGTTGGTGTCTCCGCCGAATCCGAGCCCCAGGCGACTGGCGGCCGGTGCGGTGCTGCATTCGAGGAACGTCAGCACAGAGATCAACACCGTCTTCGAGAACGTCGTCGAGCTGCTCAAGCTCGTCGACCCGCTGAAGCTCAACGCCGTGCTGACAGCCGTCGCCGAGGGTGTACGCGGGCAGGGACCCCGGATGGGCCAAGCCGCAACGGATCTCAACGAGGTACTGAAGGCGCTGAACGCGCGCGCCGACACCATGGCGCAGAACTGGCGCTCGCTGAAGGACTTCACCGATACATATGACGCCGCCGCCGAGGACATCGTGTCGATCCTCGACGCCGTCAGCACCACCAGCACAACCATCACCGAGCACGCGAGCGAGCTGGACGGATTGCTGCTGAACGTGACCGGACTGTCGACGGCCGGCACGAACCTGCTGGCCACGAGCAAGGACAATCTCATCCGGGCGGTCAACGTCCTCGAGCCGACGACGAACCTGCTGCTGCAACACAATCCGGTCTACACGTGCTTTCTGAAGGGCACCACGTGGTATCTGGAAAACGGTGGCTATGCGGCGTGGGGCGGCGATGGCCGCACGCTTACGCTCGACGTCGCACTGCTGCTTGGTAACGATCCCTACGCGTTTCCGAACAACCTGCCGATCGTCGCCGCCAAGGGCGGGCCCGGCGGAACACCCGGGTGCGGGTCGCTTCCGGACGCGACCAAGAACTTCCCGGTGCGCCAGCTGATCACCAACACCGGTTGGGGGACCGGGCTGGACATCCGGCCGAATCCCGGTATCGGGCATCCGTGTTGGGCGAACTACTTCCCGGTGACCCGCGCCGTGCCGGAGCCACCCAGCATTCGTCAGTGCCTTCCGGGCCCGGCGATCGGACCGGTTCCTTATCCCGGGGCACCTCCCTATGGTGCGCCGCTGTACGGGCCCGGCGGGGTGCCGTTGTGGCCGGGGGTGCCCCCGGCCCCGCCGCCTGCGCCACTCGATCACAACGGGCAGGGCCCACCGTGA
- a CDS encoding ABC transporter permease: MRNAVVSGWDQVGAQTRFYATTVAGIPDAVINYRSELLRVVAQMGLGSGALAVIGGTVVIVAFLTMTTGAIVAVQGYNQLASVGVEALTGFASAFFNTREIQPGTVMVALAATVGAGSTAQLGAMRINEEIDALEAIGIRSVSYLASTRVLAGVIVAIPLFCIGLMTAYWAARIGTTAIYGQGSGVYDHYFYTYLSPSDVLWSLGEVAAVALMIMLLCTYYGYTARGGPAGVGEAVGRAVRASMVIASVLILVMTLAIYGKSGDFHLAG; the protein is encoded by the coding sequence ATGAGGAATGCCGTTGTGTCCGGCTGGGATCAGGTCGGTGCGCAGACGCGGTTCTATGCCACCACAGTGGCCGGGATTCCCGATGCCGTCATCAACTACCGCAGCGAGCTGTTGCGGGTCGTCGCCCAGATGGGCTTGGGCAGCGGGGCTCTCGCGGTGATCGGCGGAACTGTTGTGATCGTCGCCTTCCTGACGATGACCACCGGCGCGATCGTCGCTGTGCAGGGCTACAACCAGTTGGCGTCGGTGGGTGTGGAGGCACTGACGGGGTTCGCGTCGGCGTTCTTCAACACCCGTGAGATCCAACCGGGAACGGTGATGGTGGCGCTGGCCGCCACCGTCGGCGCCGGCAGCACAGCCCAATTGGGGGCGATGCGGATCAACGAGGAGATCGATGCGCTGGAGGCCATCGGGATTCGCAGTGTGAGCTATCTGGCGTCCACCCGGGTGCTGGCCGGGGTGATCGTGGCGATTCCGTTGTTCTGCATCGGGCTGATGACCGCGTATTGGGCCGCCCGCATCGGCACCACCGCCATCTACGGCCAGGGTTCGGGTGTCTACGACCACTATTTCTATACCTATCTGAGCCCCTCCGACGTCCTGTGGTCACTGGGCGAAGTGGCCGCGGTTGCGTTGATGATCATGTTGCTGTGCACCTACTACGGCTACACCGCACGCGGTGGGCCCGCGGGGGTGGGTGAAGCCGTCGGCCGGGCCGTGCGCGCCTCGATGGTGATCGCGTCGGTCCTGATCCTGGTCATGACGCTGGCCATCTACGGCAAATCCGGCGACTTCCACTTGGCCGGCTAG
- a CDS encoding SDR family oxidoreductase — protein MTHPDLAGKAAIVTGAGAGIGLAIALRLADEGCRVLCADIDGGAADAAAQKLGRGAVGHQVDVADEDQVIGMVEACVAEFGGVDKLVANAGIVHFAPLVETTVDDFDRVIRVNLRGAWLCTKHTAPKMIERGGGAIVNMSSLAGQIAAAGSAAYGMSKAGIIHLSRITAAELRSGNVRSNAVLPAFVDTAMQQTAITMFDEALGAGGATTMIERLQGRMAGPEEIASVVAFLLSDDASMVSGTAQIADGGTLSALW, from the coding sequence ATGACCCATCCAGACCTGGCCGGCAAGGCCGCCATCGTGACGGGGGCCGGCGCCGGGATCGGCCTCGCCATCGCGTTGCGACTCGCGGACGAGGGCTGCCGTGTGCTGTGTGCGGACATCGACGGTGGTGCCGCCGACGCCGCAGCGCAGAAACTGGGGCGGGGCGCCGTCGGTCACCAGGTCGATGTCGCAGACGAGGACCAGGTGATCGGCATGGTCGAGGCCTGCGTCGCCGAATTCGGTGGTGTCGACAAGCTTGTCGCCAACGCGGGCATCGTCCATTTCGCGCCGCTGGTCGAGACGACAGTCGACGACTTCGACCGCGTCATCCGGGTCAACCTTCGCGGTGCCTGGCTGTGCACCAAACATACGGCACCCAAGATGATCGAGCGTGGCGGCGGCGCCATTGTCAACATGTCGTCGCTGGCCGGTCAGATCGCTGCCGCCGGCTCTGCCGCGTACGGCATGTCCAAGGCGGGGATCATCCATCTCAGCCGCATCACCGCGGCCGAATTGCGTTCAGGCAACGTGCGTTCCAACGCCGTGCTGCCCGCTTTCGTCGACACCGCGATGCAGCAGACGGCGATTACGATGTTCGACGAGGCGCTTGGTGCCGGGGGAGCGACCACGATGATCGAACGGCTGCAGGGCCGGATGGCCGGACCCGAGGAGATTGCGAGCGTGGTGGCGTTCCTGTTGTCGGACGATGCATCGATGGTCAGCGGAACCGCTCAAATCGCGGATGGCGGAACGCTTTCAGCGCTGTGGTGA
- a CDS encoding MlaE family ABC transporter permease, whose protein sequence is MGANMVISTQTATKPVRAVGGFFAMALDTFVLMFKPPFAWREYLAQCWFVARVSTLPAVLMTIPWAVISGFLFNVLLADIGAADFSGTGAAIFTVSQSGPIVTVLVVAGAGATAMCADLGARTIREELDALRVMGINPIQALVVPRVLAATTVSLALSSVVIMTGLVGAFICSVYLMDVSAGAWVAGLTTLTHMADVIISMIKATLFGLMAGLIACYQGISVGGGSAGVGRAVNETVVFAFLVLFLINIIVTAVGVPFMVS, encoded by the coding sequence ATGGGCGCGAACATGGTGATCTCAACGCAAACGGCGACGAAACCGGTCCGGGCGGTCGGCGGGTTCTTCGCCATGGCGCTCGACACTTTCGTGTTGATGTTCAAGCCGCCGTTCGCGTGGCGCGAATACCTGGCGCAGTGCTGGTTCGTCGCACGGGTGTCGACGCTGCCGGCAGTGCTGATGACGATTCCGTGGGCGGTGATATCGGGGTTTCTCTTCAACGTCCTGTTGGCCGACATCGGTGCCGCCGATTTCTCCGGGACCGGTGCGGCGATATTCACGGTGTCCCAAAGCGGCCCGATCGTGACGGTGTTGGTGGTCGCCGGCGCGGGTGCGACGGCCATGTGCGCCGACCTGGGTGCGCGGACCATACGCGAGGAACTCGACGCGCTGAGGGTGATGGGCATCAACCCGATTCAGGCGCTGGTGGTTCCGCGCGTGCTCGCGGCCACCACGGTGTCACTGGCGTTGAGCTCGGTCGTGATCATGACGGGTCTGGTCGGCGCGTTCATCTGCTCGGTGTACCTGATGGACGTTTCGGCAGGTGCGTGGGTGGCGGGACTCACGACGCTGACTCACATGGCCGACGTGATCATCTCGATGATCAAGGCGACCCTGTTCGGGTTGATGGCGGGATTGATCGCCTGCTACCAAGGCATTTCGGTGGGTGGCGGTTCCGCAGGTGTGGGCCGGGCGGTGAACGAAACGGTGGTGTTCGCCTTCCTCGTCTTGTTCCTGATCAACATCATCGTCACCGCGGTCGGCGTCCCCTTCATGGTGTCGTGA
- a CDS encoding alpha/beta fold hydrolase: MGQIHRMLDCRGTRIHAVEEGEGPLVVLIHGFPESWYSWRHQLPALAEAGYRAVAIDQRGYGRSSKYRVQKAYRIKELAGDILGVIDAYGEKQAVVVGHDWGAPVAWTFAWLHPERCAGVAGLSCPFAGRGVIALPGSPFGERRPNDYHLEIAGPGKVWYQDYFSAQDGIIAEIEEDLRGWLVGLTYTVSGDGMIAATRAAEAAGVDLASMDPLDVIRAGPLCMDEGARLKDAFVYPEKLPDWFTEEDVDFYTGEFERSGFGGPLSFYHNIDNDWHDLADQEGKPLTPPAVFIGGQYDVGTTWGLEAIARADEVMPNYTGTHMVDNVGHWIQQEEPKEINRLLLDFLHGLR; encoded by the coding sequence ATGGGCCAGATTCACCGGATGCTCGACTGCCGGGGCACGCGGATCCACGCTGTCGAGGAGGGTGAGGGACCGCTGGTGGTGTTGATCCACGGGTTCCCGGAGTCCTGGTACTCGTGGCGGCACCAGCTTCCCGCCCTCGCCGAGGCCGGCTACCGGGCGGTCGCCATCGACCAGCGTGGGTACGGGCGTTCGTCGAAGTACCGGGTGCAGAAGGCGTACCGCATCAAGGAGCTGGCGGGCGACATTCTCGGGGTGATCGACGCGTACGGTGAGAAGCAGGCCGTTGTCGTCGGTCATGACTGGGGCGCACCGGTGGCGTGGACATTCGCGTGGCTGCATCCGGAACGGTGTGCGGGGGTGGCGGGACTCAGCTGTCCCTTCGCGGGACGGGGCGTGATCGCGTTGCCCGGCAGCCCGTTCGGGGAGCGGCGGCCCAACGACTATCACCTCGAGATCGCTGGGCCGGGCAAGGTCTGGTACCAGGACTACTTCTCGGCGCAGGACGGCATCATCGCGGAGATCGAGGAGGATCTGCGCGGCTGGCTGGTCGGGCTCACCTACACGGTCTCCGGTGACGGGATGATCGCCGCCACCCGGGCGGCCGAGGCGGCGGGCGTCGACCTGGCGTCGATGGATCCGTTGGACGTGATCCGTGCCGGGCCGCTGTGCATGGACGAGGGGGCGCGGCTCAAGGACGCCTTTGTCTATCCGGAGAAGTTGCCGGACTGGTTCACCGAAGAGGACGTCGACTTCTACACCGGCGAATTCGAGCGCTCCGGCTTCGGTGGGCCGCTGAGCTTCTATCACAACATCGACAACGACTGGCACGACCTGGCCGACCAGGAAGGCAAGCCGCTGACCCCGCCCGCGGTGTTCATCGGCGGGCAGTACGACGTCGGCACGACGTGGGGTCTCGAGGCCATCGCACGCGCCGACGAGGTGATGCCGAACTACACCGGCACCCACATGGTCGACAATGTCGGGCACTGGATTCAGCAGGAAGAGCCCAAGGAGATCAACCGGCTGCTGCTCGACTTCCTGCACGGATTGCGCTAG
- a CDS encoding limonene-1,2-epoxide hydrolase family protein: MISTKQASEKLVRDFLGSWEGRDLDTICGAFADDAVYHNVPVKPIEGIAGIRAIFQAFLDAFAEAKLDIITLAAEPGLVHAERVDYFTMNDGRKVVLPVTGVFVVKNDQITRFSDYFDLADFERQSGFKL, encoded by the coding sequence ATGATCTCCACCAAGCAGGCCAGCGAGAAACTCGTCCGCGATTTCCTCGGATCGTGGGAGGGCCGCGACCTCGACACCATTTGCGGTGCCTTCGCCGACGACGCCGTCTACCACAACGTGCCCGTCAAGCCGATCGAAGGCATCGCAGGCATCCGCGCGATCTTCCAGGCCTTCCTCGACGCGTTCGCCGAAGCCAAGCTCGACATCATCACGCTTGCGGCCGAACCCGGTCTGGTGCACGCCGAGCGCGTCGACTACTTCACGATGAATGACGGCAGGAAGGTCGTGCTGCCGGTCACCGGCGTGTTCGTCGTCAAGAACGATCAAATCACCCGCTTCTCCGACTATTTCGACCTCGCGGACTTCGAACGCCAAAGCGGATTCAAGCTGTAG
- a CDS encoding 3,4-dihydroxy-2-butanone-4-phosphate synthase, whose product MRTTDVRVRRAIAAVAAGRPVVVTDDTARGEQGYVALAADAATPSLLAFTVRHTSGYVRVALPNSECDRLNLPPLCAGTSAADRVAVDWRGTGTGISATDRAATIAALATSTSDASDFRRPGHVVPVRAGDGGVLRHPEPAEAAVDLARLAGRRPAAALCEIVSREHPVAMARGAELAEFAKTHGLSMVSIDDLVAYRRRTEPQAVRSAETTIPSAMGASRVIGFRDVHDGGEHLVMIIGEAGARVPMLLHVHVECVTGDVFGSTACRCGGELDRALATMRARGSGMIVYLRPSGPLRACGLSAHDKPPAESISQTVAWILRDLGVHTVKLSDDAPGFGLVMFGAIREHGLHVVGDVTPLAVAG is encoded by the coding sequence ATGAGAACCACCGATGTCCGGGTGCGGCGCGCGATCGCGGCGGTGGCGGCGGGCCGTCCCGTCGTCGTCACCGATGACACGGCGCGCGGCGAACAAGGGTACGTCGCGCTCGCGGCGGACGCGGCGACTCCAAGCCTGCTCGCATTCACCGTTCGGCATACCTCTGGCTATGTCCGTGTCGCCCTTCCGAATTCGGAATGCGACCGGCTGAACCTGCCGCCCTTGTGCGCCGGCACGAGTGCCGCCGACCGGGTGGCGGTGGACTGGCGCGGCACCGGCACCGGTATCTCGGCGACCGACCGCGCTGCCACCATTGCAGCGCTTGCGACGTCGACGTCCGATGCATCCGACTTCCGACGTCCCGGTCACGTGGTCCCGGTGCGCGCCGGCGATGGCGGGGTACTCAGGCATCCGGAACCGGCCGAGGCCGCCGTCGATCTGGCGCGGTTGGCCGGACGGCGGCCGGCGGCGGCGTTGTGCGAGATCGTCTCCCGCGAACACCCCGTCGCCATGGCTCGCGGCGCCGAGTTGGCCGAATTCGCGAAGACCCACGGGTTGAGCATGGTGTCGATCGATGACCTGGTGGCCTATCGACGTCGCACCGAACCACAGGCGGTTCGCTCGGCTGAGACGACGATCCCCAGCGCAATGGGCGCCTCCCGCGTGATCGGCTTCCGCGATGTGCATGACGGCGGCGAGCACCTGGTGATGATCATCGGCGAGGCGGGGGCGAGGGTGCCGATGCTGCTGCACGTCCATGTCGAGTGCGTCACCGGGGATGTGTTCGGCTCGACGGCGTGCCGGTGCGGCGGCGAACTGGACCGCGCACTGGCGACCATGCGGGCGCGTGGCAGCGGCATGATTGTGTACCTGCGGCCCTCCGGGCCCCTGCGAGCGTGCGGCCTGTCCGCTCACGACAAGCCGCCGGCGGAGTCGATATCGCAGACCGTGGCGTGGATCCTGCGCGACCTCGGCGTGCACACCGTCAAACTCTCCGATGATGCACCGGGGTTCGGGCTCGTCATGTTCGGGGCGATCCGCGAACACGGCCTGCACGTCGTCGGCGATGTCACGCCACTGGCGGTTGCAGGGTGA
- a CDS encoding TetR/AcrR family transcriptional regulator: protein MEPAVSTVKRRPKDRKQQILEQAVRLFIDRGFHSVKLEDIAEAAGVTARALYRHYDNKQALLAAAIRMGQEQYQSARMDAQGDTPSTPKPLSAELEDLIAAAVASRSLSVLWQREARYLDETERAEVRRRINAIVAGMHEGVRLETGDLSPAHTELRAWAVASTLTSLGRHNLTLPKDELSDLLSRACMAAALTPPVRDLEPLDAAPDQTRALFSRHETLLATGARLFRAQGYPAVSTSEIGKGAGIAGPGLYRTFSSKQAILDALIRRLDEWWNLETIRALRSDQEPAECLRSLIEGRTRISLDDPDLVSVSITELSHASTEVSDGYTRNQADREGVWIDLIRKQVPQTTVPQARLLVAAATNFIDDVVRTWHLRRYAGVEDEITALVLAILTSRGSPQR, encoded by the coding sequence GTGGAGCCCGCGGTCTCAACCGTCAAACGCAGGCCGAAGGACCGGAAGCAGCAGATCCTGGAGCAGGCGGTCCGGCTCTTCATCGATCGTGGCTTTCACTCGGTGAAGCTCGAGGACATCGCCGAGGCGGCCGGCGTCACCGCGCGCGCGTTGTATCGCCACTACGACAACAAGCAGGCGTTGCTCGCCGCGGCCATCCGGATGGGCCAGGAGCAGTACCAGAGCGCCCGCATGGACGCTCAGGGCGACACACCGTCGACCCCCAAGCCGCTGAGCGCCGAGCTGGAAGACCTGATCGCCGCTGCCGTCGCGTCTCGATCGCTGTCGGTGCTGTGGCAGCGCGAGGCCCGCTATCTCGACGAGACCGAGCGGGCCGAGGTGCGCCGACGCATCAACGCGATCGTCGCCGGGATGCACGAAGGCGTCCGGCTCGAGACCGGTGATCTGAGTCCCGCCCACACCGAGCTTCGCGCCTGGGCGGTGGCCAGCACCCTGACCAGCCTGGGCCGCCACAACCTGACCCTGCCGAAAGACGAGCTGTCAGACCTTCTGTCGCGGGCGTGCATGGCGGCGGCTCTGACCCCGCCGGTTCGCGATTTGGAGCCGCTGGATGCAGCGCCGGACCAGACGCGTGCGCTGTTCTCCCGGCACGAGACCTTGCTGGCCACCGGCGCACGGCTGTTCCGCGCGCAGGGCTACCCGGCCGTCAGCACCAGCGAGATCGGCAAGGGAGCGGGGATTGCGGGTCCGGGCCTGTACCGCACCTTCTCGTCCAAACAGGCGATCCTGGACGCGCTGATCCGGCGCCTCGACGAGTGGTGGAACCTCGAGACCATCCGCGCATTGCGCAGTGATCAGGAACCGGCTGAATGCCTGCGCAGTCTCATCGAGGGCCGCACCCGTATCAGCCTCGACGATCCCGATCTCGTTTCCGTGTCGATCACCGAGCTGTCGCACGCATCCACTGAAGTGAGCGACGGCTACACGCGAAATCAGGCCGACCGCGAGGGCGTTTGGATCGACCTCATCCGCAAGCAGGTACCGCAGACCACCGTCCCCCAGGCACGGCTGCTCGTCGCGGCCGCGACCAACTTCATCGACGACGTCGTCCGGACCTGGCATCTGCGGCGTTATGCCGGAGTCGAGGACGAGATCACCGCCCTGGTGCTGGCCATCCTGACCAGCAGGGGCTCACCACAGCGCTGA